A genomic region of Bosea sp. 124 contains the following coding sequences:
- a CDS encoding aspartate carbamoyltransferase catalytic subunit, translating into MTSPAPLYPHRHLLGIEGLSHLDIEALLDRADAYVALSRQVEKKTATLRGRTQINLFFEPSTRTQASFELAGKRLGADVMNMSVASSSVKKGETLIDTAATLNAMRPDIIVVRHHAAGAVNLLARKVGCSVVNAGDGAHEHPTQALLDALTIRRNKGRIAGLTVAICGDILHSRVARSNIILLNALGAKVRLIAPSTLLPAGIERMGVEIFTDMNKGLEGADIVMMLRLQLERMHGAFVPSSKEYFRYFGLDRDKLERAQPDALVMHPGPMNRGVEISSEVADGAQSLIREQVEMGVAVRMAVLDALAQHLPNV; encoded by the coding sequence ATGACATCGCCAGCACCGCTCTATCCGCACCGGCATCTCCTCGGCATCGAGGGGCTCTCCCATTTGGACATCGAGGCGCTGCTGGACAGGGCCGACGCCTATGTCGCGCTCTCCCGCCAGGTCGAGAAAAAGACCGCGACGCTGCGCGGCCGCACCCAGATCAACCTGTTCTTCGAGCCCTCGACCCGGACGCAGGCCTCCTTCGAGCTCGCCGGCAAGCGGCTTGGCGCCGATGTCATGAACATGTCGGTCGCCTCCTCCTCGGTGAAGAAGGGCGAGACGCTGATCGATACGGCTGCGACGCTGAACGCGATGCGCCCCGACATCATCGTCGTGCGCCATCACGCCGCCGGCGCGGTCAACCTGCTCGCCCGCAAGGTCGGCTGCTCGGTCGTGAATGCCGGCGACGGCGCCCACGAGCATCCGACGCAGGCCCTGCTCGACGCCCTGACCATCCGCCGCAACAAGGGCCGCATCGCCGGGCTGACCGTGGCGATCTGCGGCGACATCCTGCATTCGCGCGTGGCGCGCTCGAACATCATCCTGCTGAATGCGCTCGGCGCGAAAGTCCGCCTGATCGCCCCCTCGACGCTGCTGCCGGCCGGTATCGAGCGCATGGGTGTCGAGATTTTCACCGACATGAACAAGGGCCTTGAGGGCGCCGACATCGTGATGATGCTGCGTCTTCAGCTCGAGCGCATGCATGGCGCCTTCGTACCGTCCTCGAAGGAGTATTTCCGCTATTTCGGGCTCGACCGCGACAAGCTGGAGCGCGCGCAGCCGGACGCGCTGGTAATGCATCCAGGCCCGATGAACCGTGGCGTCGAAATCTCGTCCGAGGTTGCCGACGGCGCCCAGTCGTTGATCCGCGAACAGGTC
- a CDS encoding MarR family transcriptional regulator: MITKGDMDATTSKDMIGRTVARTARVWRRALDIRLQAFGLTEATWLPLLHLSRAGEPMRQKDLAASLGLDGSTVARLLDGLQASALIERREDEEDRRAKTIHLTREGETLVDRVETVSRDVRLAAIRDIPEEDLLHTIAVLDRICEALAMPVEKVPADKAAT; this comes from the coding sequence ATGATCACAAAAGGCGACATGGACGCGACCACCTCGAAAGACATGATCGGCCGCACGGTGGCACGCACGGCGCGGGTCTGGCGCCGGGCGCTCGACATTCGCCTCCAGGCTTTCGGCCTGACCGAAGCGACCTGGCTGCCGCTGCTCCATCTGTCGCGCGCCGGGGAGCCGATGCGCCAGAAGGACCTCGCCGCATCGCTCGGCCTTGACGGCTCTACCGTCGCGCGGCTGCTCGACGGGCTGCAGGCCTCCGCGCTGATCGAGCGACGGGAGGACGAGGAGGATCGCCGCGCCAAGACGATCCACCTGACACGCGAAGGCGAGACGCTCGTCGACCGTGTCGAGACGGTGTCGCGCGACGTCAGGCTCGCCGCGATCCGGGACATCCCGGAGGAGGATCTCCTGCACACGATCGCCGTGCTCGATCGCATCTGCGAAGCGCTCGCCATGCCCGTTGAAAAAGTGCCTGCCGACAAGGCCGCGACATGA
- a CDS encoding multidrug effflux MFS transporter translates to MTPDMSSTGPIRPAPLWLLAMITFSGTFAMHVFVPALPLAARDLDASAGSLQLTISFYILGLAFGQLFYGPISDRYGRRPVLMVGLVVYTLASLAAALTPGPEALIATRLVQALGGCAGLVLGRAIVRDRSGVTDAMRRLATMNLVVVLGPGIAPLIGTLVSETLGWRAIFCGLAALGVANLLLTWRVLPETARIEPGRDLGAVLRSYSRLLKAPVFLGYAVGGSFATTPMYGFISAAPFIFGKELHRPPHEVGILIALVVTGFWFGNLCSTRLVRRVSVSRLMTGGSAVSLIGALLLLGGALSGHLSVALTLAGASLFTFGAGLASAAALAEALSVEPLLAGSASGFYGFIQMMIGALATSLTGLGNQPSLAAGMVLTGAALAAQLFFAWALRARRLAAV, encoded by the coding sequence ATGACGCCCGACATGTCGTCGACCGGGCCGATCCGCCCGGCTCCTCTGTGGCTGCTCGCCATGATCACCTTCAGCGGCACCTTTGCCATGCATGTCTTCGTGCCGGCTCTGCCGCTGGCGGCGCGCGATCTCGACGCCAGTGCCGGCTCGCTGCAACTGACGATCAGCTTCTACATTCTCGGCCTCGCCTTTGGGCAGCTTTTCTACGGCCCGATCTCGGACCGCTATGGCCGCCGGCCGGTGCTGATGGTCGGTCTGGTCGTCTACACTCTCGCCAGCCTTGCCGCCGCTCTGACACCGGGGCCCGAGGCTCTGATCGCCACGCGCCTGGTGCAGGCGCTTGGCGGCTGTGCCGGCCTCGTGCTCGGCCGGGCGATCGTGCGCGACCGTTCGGGCGTGACCGATGCCATGCGCCGGCTCGCGACCATGAACCTGGTCGTCGTACTCGGGCCGGGTATCGCGCCGCTGATCGGCACGCTGGTCTCGGAAACGCTTGGGTGGCGCGCGATCTTCTGTGGCCTCGCCGCGCTGGGCGTCGCCAATCTCCTGCTGACCTGGCGAGTCCTGCCCGAGACGGCCCGCATTGAGCCGGGCAGGGATCTGGGCGCGGTGCTGCGCAGCTATAGCCGCCTGCTCAAGGCGCCGGTCTTTCTCGGTTATGCGGTCGGCGGCAGCTTCGCGACGACGCCGATGTATGGCTTCATCAGCGCTGCGCCCTTCATCTTCGGCAAGGAATTGCATCGCCCTCCGCATGAGGTCGGCATCTTGATCGCCCTCGTCGTCACCGGCTTCTGGTTCGGGAACCTCTGCTCGACCCGACTCGTCAGGCGGGTCAGCGTCTCCAGGCTGATGACCGGCGGCAGCGCGGTCAGCCTGATCGGGGCGCTGCTGCTGCTCGGCGGCGCGCTGTCAGGCCATCTGAGCGTCGCGCTTACACTGGCCGGAGCGTCATTATTCACCTTCGGCGCCGGCCTGGCGAGCGCTGCGGCGCTGGCGGAGGCGCTGAGCGTCGAGCCGCTTCTGGCGGGCTCTGCCTCTGGCTTCTACGGCTTCATCCAGATGATGATCGGCGCGCTCGCAACCTCCCTGACGGGGCTCGGCAACCAGCCCTCGCTTGCCGCCGGCATGGTGCTGACGGGGGCGGCGCTTGCGGCACAGCTCTTCTTTGCCTGGGCCTTGCGGGCGCGCCGACTCGCTGCCGTCTAG
- a CDS encoding serine hydrolase, producing MPAYVPADHGAAWESIAPTEAGFDGARLDAAVAFAQSHDSPWPRSLFYPDGRYVGNVEWNESGPWSEIVGPVRERGGPAGLVLKGGRIVVEWGDTSRADMTFSIAKSYLSVLTGLAVQDGLIRDLDDAVGKTVSGPFFASDHNAGITWRHLLQQSSEWQGEIFEKSDQVDHNRQIGPGADNSRKGQRRELKTPGSFYEYNDVRVNLLGYCLLQRFRKPLPEVLRERIMGPIGASADWEWQGYENSFVEIDGQRMQSVPGGGHWGGGLFIGARDHARFGLLMARKGEWDGRSLLSADWIAQMVSPSPTLPNYGYLWWLNRGASTKAGVPASAFWALGAGTNVILVDPEHDLVAVLRWIDGASYDGFLTALYGALR from the coding sequence TTGCCTGCCTATGTCCCCGCAGACCACGGCGCCGCCTGGGAGAGCATCGCCCCCACCGAGGCCGGCTTCGATGGGGCGCGGCTCGATGCCGCCGTCGCTTTCGCCCAGAGCCATGACAGCCCCTGGCCGCGCAGCCTGTTTTATCCCGACGGGCGCTATGTCGGGAATGTCGAGTGGAACGAAAGCGGCCCCTGGAGCGAGATCGTCGGCCCTGTCCGCGAGCGCGGCGGTCCGGCCGGCCTCGTTTTGAAGGGCGGGCGGATCGTCGTCGAATGGGGCGACACGAGCCGCGCCGACATGACCTTCTCGATCGCCAAGAGCTATCTGTCCGTTCTCACCGGCCTTGCCGTGCAAGACGGGCTGATCCGCGATCTCGACGACGCCGTGGGCAAGACCGTGTCCGGACCGTTCTTCGCTAGTGACCATAATGCCGGGATCACCTGGCGGCACCTGCTGCAGCAATCGAGCGAGTGGCAGGGCGAGATTTTCGAGAAGTCCGATCAGGTCGACCACAACCGCCAGATCGGGCCCGGCGCCGACAACAGCCGCAAGGGCCAGCGCCGGGAGCTCAAGACGCCCGGCAGCTTCTACGAATACAACGATGTCCGCGTGAACCTGCTCGGATATTGCCTGCTGCAGCGCTTCCGCAAGCCGCTGCCTGAGGTTTTGCGCGAGCGCATCATGGGCCCGATCGGCGCCTCGGCGGACTGGGAATGGCAGGGCTACGAGAATTCCTTCGTCGAGATCGACGGCCAGCGCATGCAGTCGGTGCCCGGCGGCGGACATTGGGGCGGCGGGCTGTTCATCGGCGCGCGCGACCATGCCCGCTTCGGGCTGCTGATGGCGCGCAAGGGCGAATGGGACGGCCGCTCGCTGCTTTCCGCCGACTGGATTGCGCAGATGGTCTCCCCCTCCCCGACGCTCCCGAATTACGGCTATCTCTGGTGGCTGAACCGCGGCGCCTCGACGAAGGCCGGCGTGCCTGCGAGCGCGTTCTGGGCGCTGGGCGCCGGCACCAACGTGATCCTCGTCGATCCCGAGCACGATCTCGTCGCGGTGCTGCGCTGGATCGACGGCGCCTCCTATGACGGCTTCCTGACGGCGCTTTACGGCGCATTGCGCTGA
- the topA gene encoding type I DNA topoisomerase codes for MKLLVVESPAKAKTINKYLGSDYEVIASFGHIRDLPAKDGSVEPDNDFAMKWEIEGRGAKQVAEIVKALKGADKLILATDPDREGEAISWHVLEALNAKRALKGIPVERVTFNAVTKDAVQTALANPRQVDQALVDAYLARRALDYLVGFTLSPVLWRKLPGARSAGRVQSVALRIVCDREREIEAFRAREYWSLVATLATAAGGVFDARLVGADGKKITRLDIGTGDEARAFKEALETAAFNVASVEAKPVKRHPYPPFQTSTLQQEASRKLGLAPARTMQLAQRLYEGVDIGGETVGLITYMRTDGVDMDGSAIAAARRVIGKEFGDDYVPGVPRKYTVKAKNAQEAHEAIRPTDLGRLPAMVMRHLEPEQARLYELIWKRTIASQMESASLERTTVDIAAKVAGRNLELRATGQVTLFDGFLTLYQESRDDEEDEDSKKLPAMKDGDPLEKRAIAADQHFTEPPPRYSEASLVKRMEELGIGRPSTYAATLSTLRDREYVRIEKKRLVPEDKGMLVTAFLESFFKRYVEFDFTANLEEKLDRVSNAEIDWKVLLREFWEEFTRSIGDTKDLRVTEVLEALNGVLGAHVFPQREDGGDPRSCQVCGTGTLSLKLGKFGAFVGCSNYPECRYTRPLTVQAADGEATAEGGTGAPGVRVLGKDPVTEAEVTIRDGRFGPYIQLGEGEKPKRSSLPKGMSPGSVDLEKALALLSLPKEVAKHPESGEPILAGIGRYGPYVQHGKTYANIDKDDDILQIGGNRAIDLIVAKESGGGGSRFGRGAAVPGRDLGEHPGGGKLVVRAGKYGPYVNWGKVNATLPKAMTQEAITLDQAVELVNAKAESSGVKGPGKATAKPKAAGAKAKPAAKKAASKPKAPAKAATAKPKAAAKG; via the coding sequence ATGAAGCTCCTCGTCGTCGAGTCGCCGGCCAAGGCCAAGACGATCAACAAGTATCTCGGCTCGGACTACGAGGTGATCGCCTCGTTCGGGCATATCCGCGACCTGCCTGCCAAGGACGGCTCGGTGGAGCCGGACAATGACTTCGCGATGAAGTGGGAGATCGAGGGGCGCGGCGCCAAGCAGGTCGCCGAGATCGTCAAGGCGCTGAAGGGTGCCGACAAGCTGATCCTGGCGACCGACCCGGACCGCGAGGGCGAGGCGATTTCCTGGCACGTGCTGGAGGCGCTGAACGCCAAGCGCGCGCTGAAGGGCATTCCCGTCGAGCGCGTCACCTTCAATGCCGTCACCAAGGATGCGGTGCAGACCGCGCTCGCCAATCCGCGCCAGGTCGACCAGGCGCTGGTCGATGCCTATCTGGCCCGCCGCGCGCTGGACTATCTCGTCGGCTTCACGCTTTCGCCGGTGCTCTGGCGCAAGCTGCCGGGCGCGCGCTCGGCCGGCCGCGTCCAGTCGGTGGCGCTGCGCATCGTCTGCGACCGCGAGCGCGAGATCGAGGCCTTCCGGGCCCGCGAGTACTGGTCGCTGGTCGCGACGCTGGCGACGGCCGCCGGCGGCGTCTTCGACGCCCGGCTCGTCGGCGCCGACGGCAAGAAGATCACGCGGCTCGACATCGGCACCGGCGACGAGGCCAGGGCCTTCAAGGAGGCGCTGGAGACGGCTGCGTTCAACGTCGCCAGCGTCGAGGCCAAGCCGGTCAAGCGCCATCCCTATCCGCCCTTCCAGACCTCGACCCTGCAGCAGGAGGCCTCGCGCAAGCTCGGCCTTGCGCCGGCCCGCACGATGCAGCTCGCGCAGCGGCTCTATGAGGGCGTCGACATCGGCGGCGAGACCGTCGGCCTGATCACCTATATGCGGACGGACGGCGTCGACATGGACGGCTCGGCGATTGCCGCTGCCCGCCGCGTCATCGGCAAGGAGTTCGGCGACGACTACGTACCGGGCGTTCCGCGCAAATACACCGTCAAGGCCAAGAATGCTCAGGAGGCCCACGAGGCCATCCGCCCGACCGATCTCGGCCGGCTGCCCGCGATGGTGATGCGCCATCTCGAGCCGGAGCAGGCCAGGCTCTACGAGCTGATCTGGAAGCGCACCATCGCGAGCCAGATGGAATCGGCCTCGCTGGAGCGCACCACGGTCGACATTGCGGCCAAGGTCGCAGGGCGCAATCTCGAGCTGCGCGCCACCGGGCAGGTCACCCTCTTCGACGGCTTCCTGACGCTCTATCAGGAGAGCCGCGACGACGAGGAGGACGAGGACTCCAAGAAGCTGCCGGCGATGAAGGATGGCGACCCGCTCGAAAAGCGTGCCATCGCCGCCGATCAGCACTTCACCGAGCCGCCGCCGCGCTATTCGGAAGCCAGCCTCGTCAAGCGCATGGAGGAGCTCGGCATCGGCCGGCCCTCGACCTATGCGGCGACGCTCTCGACGCTGCGCGACCGCGAATATGTCCGCATCGAGAAGAAGCGCCTCGTGCCCGAGGACAAGGGCATGCTGGTGACGGCGTTCCTCGAGAGCTTCTTCAAGCGCTATGTCGAGTTCGACTTCACCGCGAACCTCGAGGAGAAGCTCGACCGCGTCTCGAATGCCGAGATCGACTGGAAGGTGCTGCTGCGCGAGTTCTGGGAGGAATTCACCAGGTCGATCGGCGACACCAAGGATCTGCGCGTCACCGAGGTTCTGGAGGCGCTGAACGGCGTGCTCGGCGCCCATGTCTTCCCGCAGCGGGAGGATGGCGGCGATCCGCGCTCCTGCCAGGTTTGCGGCACCGGGACGCTGTCGCTGAAGCTCGGCAAGTTCGGCGCCTTCGTAGGCTGCTCGAACTATCCCGAATGCCGTTATACGCGCCCCCTGACCGTCCAGGCGGCGGACGGCGAAGCCACCGCCGAAGGCGGAACCGGCGCGCCGGGCGTGCGCGTTCTCGGCAAGGACCCGGTCACGGAAGCCGAGGTGACGATCCGCGACGGCCGTTTTGGCCCCTATATCCAGCTCGGCGAGGGCGAAAAGCCGAAGCGCTCCAGCCTGCCCAAGGGCATGAGCCCGGGCAGCGTCGATCTCGAAAAGGCGCTGGCGCTGCTCTCGCTGCCCAAGGAGGTCGCCAAGCATCCCGAAAGCGGCGAGCCGATCCTGGCCGGAATCGGCCGCTACGGACCTTACGTCCAGCACGGCAAGACCTACGCCAATATCGACAAGGACGACGATATCCTGCAGATCGGCGGCAACCGCGCCATCGACCTGATCGTCGCCAAGGAGAGCGGCGGTGGCGGCAGCCGCTTCGGGCGCGGCGCGGCAGTGCCCGGCCGCGATCTCGGCGAGCATCCCGGCGGCGGCAAGCTCGTGGTCCGGGCCGGCAAATACGGTCCCTACGTCAACTGGGGCAAGGTCAATGCGACCCTGCCCAAGGCCATGACGCAGGAGGCGATCACGCTCGATCAGGCGGTCGAACTGGTCAACGCCAAGGCCGAGTCGAGCGGCGTCAAAGGCC